Proteins encoded together in one Neisseria lactamica window:
- the ppsR gene encoding posphoenolpyruvate synthetase regulatory kinase/phosphorylase PpsR, whose amino-acid sequence MGSPRQVFYISDRTGLTAENIGEALLNQFGNVAFKRHTHPFVDTPDKAREVVEKVNRSRQENGQRPIAFVSVVNDEIREIIKQADAFHINFFETFLGLLEKELNTEAVAATQGHHSIGNTQRYDARMEAVNFSLNHDDGVSDKNLQEADVILMGVSRSGKTPTCLYLALQYGIRAANYPLIPDDLESVDLPRMVKPYKDKLFGLTIQPERLQAIRQERRPNSAYARIDTCRSEVADAQNMFRRHGIPFANTTDKSVEELAVHILQACKLKRRF is encoded by the coding sequence ATGGGCAGTCCGCGCCAAGTGTTTTATATTTCCGACCGCACCGGCCTGACGGCCGAAAATATCGGCGAGGCTTTGTTGAACCAGTTTGGCAATGTGGCGTTCAAACGCCATACGCACCCGTTTGTCGATACACCGGACAAGGCGCGCGAGGTGGTGGAGAAGGTCAATCGGAGCCGGCAGGAAAACGGTCAGCGTCCGATTGCGTTTGTCAGCGTGGTCAACGATGAAATCCGTGAAATCATCAAGCAGGCAGACGCTTTCCATATCAATTTTTTTGAAACTTTCCTCGGGCTTTTGGAAAAGGAACTCAACACCGAGGCGGTTGCCGCTACGCAAGGACACCACAGTATCGGTAATACCCAACGTTACGATGCGCGTATGGAGGCGGTCAATTTTTCGCTCAACCACGACGACGGTGTCAGCGATAAAAACCTTCAGGAAGCGGATGTAATCTTGATGGGTGTATCGCGTTCGGGCAAAACGCCGACCTGCCTTTATCTGGCGTTGCAATACGGCATCCGCGCCGCCAACTATCCGCTGATTCCCGACGATTTGGAATCCGTCGATCTGCCGCGTATGGTCAAACCGTACAAAGACAAGCTGTTCGGACTTACCATCCAGCCGGAGCGTTTGCAGGCCATCCGTCAGGAACGCCGCCCGAATTCGGCTTATGCGCGTATCGATACCTGCCGCAGCGAGGTGGCGGACGCGCAGAATATGTTCAGACGGCACGGGATTCCGTTTGCGAATACGACCGATAAATCGGTGGAGGAGCTTGCCGTGCACATCCTTCAGGCGTGCAAGTTGAAGCGCAGGTTTTGA
- a CDS encoding NAD(P)/FAD-dependent oxidoreductase encodes MIRPDFQEYLPSYYFSSVNPHTVYPKLQCRLKTDTCIIGGGLSGLCTALPLAEQGQETVVLEAARVGFGASGRSGGQVISDYACGMEEIEKQVGLEQAQWFWQQSLQAVELVDERVRKHTIDCDWQRGYATVAVRPQHWEELQQWHGRAQRHYGASHYQLWDKAELKQQLDSDMYQGAQFDPLSGHLHPLNYTLGIARAAAEAGAQIFEQSPMTRIEPHQNGWLVYTPEGSVECKNMVYAVNTYAGLNPIFKPLERKAIAVSTFIIATEPLGARAKGLIRNNMAVCDNRHILDYYRLSADGRLLFGGKDNEFIDDPARMTELVRQDMLKVFPQLADVGIEYSWGGECDITANLVPHFGRLAANVFYAQGYSGHGMAITGIAGLAVAEAILGDECRLKPFERLRQPNIILQPFLRKLGSFLGSKYYQWKDSR; translated from the coding sequence ATGATTCGTCCTGATTTTCAAGAATATCTGCCTTCTTATTATTTCAGTTCGGTTAATCCCCATACTGTTTATCCGAAACTCCAATGCCGTCTGAAAACCGATACCTGCATTATCGGCGGCGGTTTGAGCGGTTTGTGCACCGCACTGCCCTTGGCGGAGCAGGGACAAGAAACGGTTGTGTTGGAAGCCGCGCGCGTCGGTTTCGGCGCATCGGGACGGAGCGGCGGGCAGGTTATCAGCGATTACGCCTGCGGTATGGAGGAAATTGAAAAACAGGTTGGTTTGGAGCAGGCGCAATGGTTTTGGCAACAGTCTTTGCAGGCGGTCGAACTGGTGGACGAACGCGTCCGCAAACATACCATCGATTGCGATTGGCAGCGCGGTTATGCCACGGTTGCCGTTCGTCCGCAGCATTGGGAAGAATTGCAACAATGGCACGGGCGCGCCCAACGGCATTACGGTGCGAGTCATTATCAACTTTGGGATAAAGCCGAGTTGAAACAGCAGCTTGACAGCGATATGTACCAAGGGGCGCAATTCGATCCCCTGTCCGGACATCTGCACCCGCTCAATTACACGCTGGGCATCGCCCGCGCCGCTGCCGAAGCCGGCGCGCAGATTTTCGAGCAGTCCCCGATGACGCGCATAGAACCGCATCAAAACGGTTGGCTGGTTTACACGCCCGAAGGCAGTGTCGAATGCAAAAATATGGTCTATGCCGTCAATACTTATGCCGGTTTGAATCCGATATTCAAGCCTTTGGAGCGTAAGGCGATTGCCGTCAGCACCTTTATTATCGCCACCGAACCCTTGGGGGCGCGCGCAAAAGGGCTTATCCGCAACAATATGGCAGTATGCGACAACCGCCATATTTTGGACTACTACCGCCTCAGCGCGGACGGCAGACTGCTTTTTGGCGGTAAGGATAACGAGTTTATCGACGATCCTGCGCGTATGACCGAACTTGTCCGCCAAGATATGCTTAAAGTTTTTCCGCAGCTTGCCGATGTCGGAATCGAATATTCGTGGGGCGGGGAGTGCGATATTACCGCCAACCTTGTCCCGCATTTCGGACGTTTGGCCGCGAATGTTTTTTATGCGCAAGGCTATTCCGGGCACGGGATGGCGATAACGGGCATTGCAGGTTTGGCGGTTGCGGAAGCAATTTTAGGGGACGAATGCCGTCTGAAGCCGTTTGAGCGGTTGCGCCAGCCGAATATCATCCTCCAGCCGTTTTTGAGAAAGCTCGGTTCTTTCCTCGGCTCGAAATATTATCAGTGGAAAGACAGCCGTTGA
- a CDS encoding ABC transporter permease subunit gives MQKSKLSWFLKLMLALSLAFLYIPLVVLVVYSFNESKLVTVWGGFSTKWYGALLENDTILEAAWLSLRIAVVSSLAAVVLGTLAGYAMARIKRFRGSTLFAGMISAPMVMPDVITGLSMLLLIIQVQIFLQGSEWLQPFYFDRGFFTIFLGHTTLCMAYITVVIRSRLIELDKSLEEAAMDLGARPLKIFFVITLPLIAPAIASGFLLGITLSLDDLVITSFLSGPGSSTLPQVIFSKIKLGLDPQMNVLATILIGIVGTLVIIVNYWMMRQATKRDREAAEAYRQEKLAAEKAN, from the coding sequence ATGCAGAAATCCAAATTATCTTGGTTCTTGAAACTGATGTTGGCACTGTCGCTGGCGTTTCTGTATATCCCGCTGGTCGTCTTGGTTGTCTATTCGTTTAACGAATCCAAGCTGGTTACCGTTTGGGGCGGCTTTTCGACCAAGTGGTACGGCGCATTGCTGGAAAACGACACCATTTTGGAAGCTGCTTGGTTATCGCTGCGTATTGCCGTCGTTTCCTCGCTTGCCGCCGTCGTTTTGGGTACGCTGGCGGGCTATGCGATGGCGCGTATCAAACGCTTTCGCGGCAGTACCTTGTTCGCCGGTATGATTTCCGCGCCTATGGTGATGCCCGACGTGATTACCGGCCTGTCTATGCTGCTGCTGATTATTCAGGTGCAGATATTTTTGCAGGGCAGCGAATGGTTGCAGCCGTTCTATTTCGACAGGGGCTTCTTCACTATTTTCCTCGGGCATACCACGCTTTGTATGGCATACATTACCGTCGTCATCCGTTCGCGGCTGATCGAATTGGATAAGTCGCTCGAAGAAGCCGCAATGGATTTGGGCGCGCGTCCGCTGAAAATCTTTTTCGTCATTACCCTGCCTTTGATTGCCCCTGCCATTGCTTCCGGCTTCCTACTCGGCATTACCCTGTCTTTGGATGATTTGGTGATTACCTCATTCCTGTCCGGCCCCGGTTCTTCCACATTGCCGCAGGTGATTTTCTCCAAAATCAAGCTGGGTCTCGATCCTCAGATGAACGTTTTGGCAACCATCCTCATCGGCATCGTCGGAACATTGGTCATCATCGTCAATTATTGGATGATGAGGCAGGCAACCAAGCGCGACCGCGAGGCGGCGGAAGCCTACCGCCAAGAAAAATTGGCTGCCGAGAAAGCAAATTAA
- a CDS encoding ABC transporter permease subunit yields the protein MNLKKLKNKLFRRPGRRAVIAVPYIWLLVLFLIPFAIVLKISFAEQEIAIPPFTPLTSIDEDLGRLNIAISYQNYADIFQNFWSTLNPFGDSENSNIYLMTYWSSIKTALTTTVICLLVGYPTAYAISRADPSVRNGLLLAIMLPFWTSFLLRVYAWMGLLGHNGIINNLLIKMGIISEPLDLFYNAFSLNLVMVYAYLPFMILPLYTQLVKLDNRLLEAASDLGAGPVKSFLTITLPLSKTGIIAGSMLVFVPAVGEFVIPELVGGSENLMIGKVLWQAFFDQNNWPLASAVAVVMVALLVVPIALFQHYENRELEEGAK from the coding sequence ATGAACCTTAAAAAACTGAAAAACAAACTGTTCCGCCGCCCGGGCCGGCGCGCGGTGATTGCCGTGCCATATATTTGGCTTTTGGTGCTGTTTCTGATTCCGTTCGCCATCGTGCTGAAAATCAGCTTTGCCGAACAAGAAATCGCCATTCCGCCGTTTACGCCGCTGACCAGCATCGATGAGGATTTAGGCCGTCTGAACATTGCTATCAGCTATCAAAACTATGCCGATATTTTCCAAAATTTTTGGAGCACCCTTAATCCGTTCGGCGACAGTGAAAACAGCAATATCTATCTGATGACTTATTGGTCCTCGATAAAAACGGCATTGACGACGACGGTGATTTGCCTGTTGGTCGGTTATCCGACCGCCTATGCGATTTCCCGTGCCGACCCATCCGTCCGCAATGGTTTGCTGCTTGCCATTATGCTGCCCTTTTGGACATCGTTCCTGCTGCGTGTCTATGCGTGGATGGGTTTGCTCGGGCATAACGGCATCATAAACAACTTATTGATTAAGATGGGTATTATCAGTGAGCCATTAGATTTGTTCTACAATGCGTTCTCATTGAACTTGGTGATGGTTTATGCCTATTTGCCGTTTATGATTCTGCCGCTTTACACGCAGCTGGTGAAACTCGACAACCGCCTGCTCGAAGCGGCTTCCGACTTGGGCGCGGGACCGGTCAAGTCGTTCTTGACGATTACCCTGCCGTTGTCGAAAACCGGCATTATTGCAGGTTCGATGCTGGTTTTCGTTCCCGCAGTCGGCGAGTTCGTCATTCCCGAGCTGGTCGGCGGCTCGGAAAACCTGATGATCGGTAAAGTCTTGTGGCAGGCGTTCTTCGATCAAAACAACTGGCCGCTGGCTTCCGCCGTCGCCGTTGTGATGGTTGCGCTGCTGGTCGTGCCGATTGCCCTGTTCCAGCATTATGAAAACCGCGAATTGGAAGAAGGAGCCAAATAA
- a CDS encoding ammonium transporter: MKKHIWAASLLPASLSAEPLNWWKPYSAVNSGDTAWVMTAAALVLLMTLPGLALFYGGMVRKKNLLSTMMHSFSIAALVGILWVAVGYSLAFTPGNAFIGGLGRVFLSGMQIDAAAKMLTVSPNAPTVPEPVFMFFQMTFAIISTAIITGAFAERMKYSAMMLFSGIWFLLVYVPGAHWVWGGGFMSKGGVLDYAGGTVVHINAGIAGLVAALVLGRRIGYGREAMPPHNMAMTLIGAAMLWFGWFGFNAGSALAADAAAGMAMAVTQVSAVFGAAGWLACEKIAGHKPSALGLASGAVSGLVGITPAAGFTGPSGAAAIGILTAAACFVSVTVVKHKLRYDDSLDAFGIHGFGGLVGGILTGIFFDNRIFGGDAAVWQQLWIQIKDGFVMAAYSGLMSWAILKVVGKICGGLRVGKDVEREGLDLNIHGERVE, encoded by the coding sequence ATGAAAAAACACATATGGGCGGCATCTTTGCTGCCGGCATCCCTATCGGCAGAACCATTAAACTGGTGGAAGCCTTATTCCGCCGTCAATTCGGGCGATACCGCCTGGGTGATGACTGCGGCTGCCTTGGTATTGTTGATGACGCTTCCCGGACTGGCTTTATTCTACGGCGGTATGGTGCGGAAAAAAAACCTGCTCTCGACGATGATGCACAGCTTTTCCATCGCGGCATTGGTGGGCATTCTTTGGGTCGCAGTCGGCTATTCTTTGGCGTTCACGCCGGGAAATGCCTTTATCGGCGGTTTGGGGCGCGTATTTTTAAGCGGGATGCAGATAGACGCTGCCGCAAAAATGTTGACCGTCTCGCCTAATGCGCCGACTGTTCCCGAACCGGTATTTATGTTTTTCCAGATGACGTTTGCCATTATTTCGACCGCCATTATTACCGGCGCGTTTGCCGAACGGATGAAATATTCGGCAATGATGCTGTTTTCGGGCATATGGTTTTTATTGGTTTATGTGCCGGGCGCGCATTGGGTGTGGGGCGGCGGCTTTATGAGCAAAGGCGGCGTATTGGATTATGCCGGCGGTACGGTGGTGCACATCAATGCCGGTATCGCGGGACTCGTCGCCGCCTTGGTTTTGGGCAGGCGCATAGGCTACGGGCGCGAGGCGATGCCTCCGCACAATATGGCGATGACGCTGATCGGCGCGGCAATGTTGTGGTTCGGCTGGTTCGGCTTTAACGCCGGTTCGGCGCTTGCGGCAGACGCGGCGGCGGGTATGGCGATGGCGGTAACGCAGGTGTCGGCCGTATTCGGCGCGGCAGGCTGGCTTGCCTGCGAAAAAATAGCGGGACACAAACCTTCCGCTTTGGGGCTGGCTTCCGGCGCGGTTTCCGGGCTGGTCGGCATCACTCCTGCCGCCGGCTTTACCGGCCCGTCGGGCGCGGCCGCCATCGGTATATTGACTGCCGCCGCGTGCTTTGTGTCCGTCACCGTCGTCAAACACAAATTGCGTTACGATGATTCTTTGGACGCTTTCGGCATACACGGATTCGGCGGGCTGGTGGGCGGAATATTGACCGGCATCTTTTTCGACAACCGCATTTTCGGCGGGGATGCGGCAGTTTGGCAGCAGTTGTGGATACAGATAAAAGACGGATTCGTTATGGCGGCATACAGCGGGCTGATGAGTTGGGCGATTTTGAAGGTTGTGGGGAAAATCTGCGGCGGCCTGCGCGTCGGCAAGGATGTCGAACGCGAAGGTTTGGATCTGAATATCCACGGCGAACGCGTGGAATAA
- a CDS encoding cation diffusion facilitator family transporter: MSHHHEHHHHAHAHTHTANKKVLRVSFIIIAAFMLLEAAGGRLTHSLALLSDAGHMFGDAFSLGAALWAFKLGEKETTLQKTFGYKRFEILTAMFNGLSLVVIAVMIFYEAVKRLLYPPEIATPGMLVISIIGLLVNIGVAVYMLKNSDTEANVNMRGAYLHVLSDLLGSVGAVAAAVLMMAFGWKWADPLVSMFVAALVGRSGRSLLKQTLHILMEGTPENIRTDDLLDVIRNTEGVKSVHDLHVWTITSNINALSCHIVVDGSITVAESEQIAYRIEHGLSHKNIGHCTIQIESEHHPHPDSVLCANKTGGAHHCRRQTQSLAGKPIGKPKEAL, translated from the coding sequence ATGTCTCACCATCACGAACACCATCATCACGCACACGCCCACACGCATACCGCCAACAAAAAAGTATTGCGCGTGTCGTTCATCATCATCGCCGCCTTTATGCTGCTGGAGGCGGCCGGCGGCCGGCTGACCCACTCGCTCGCACTGCTTTCCGACGCTGGGCATATGTTCGGCGACGCGTTTTCCTTGGGCGCGGCATTGTGGGCGTTCAAACTCGGCGAAAAAGAAACCACGCTGCAAAAGACCTTCGGCTACAAACGTTTTGAAATCCTCACCGCCATGTTCAACGGCTTGTCGCTGGTGGTCATCGCCGTAATGATTTTCTACGAAGCCGTCAAACGCCTGCTTTATCCGCCCGAAATCGCCACGCCGGGGATGCTCGTCATCAGCATTATCGGACTGCTGGTCAACATCGGCGTGGCGGTTTATATGCTGAAAAACAGCGACACCGAAGCCAACGTCAATATGCGCGGCGCGTATCTGCACGTTTTAAGCGACCTTCTCGGCTCGGTCGGCGCGGTTGCCGCCGCCGTACTTATGATGGCGTTCGGCTGGAAATGGGCGGATCCGCTCGTCAGTATGTTCGTTGCCGCGCTGGTCGGACGAAGCGGCCGGAGCCTGCTCAAACAAACGCTGCACATCCTGATGGAGGGCACACCCGAAAACATCCGCACCGACGACCTGCTCGACGTTATCCGCAACACCGAAGGCGTAAAATCCGTCCACGACTTACACGTCTGGACGATTACAAGCAATATCAACGCCCTATCCTGCCACATCGTCGTGGACGGCAGCATAACCGTTGCCGAATCCGAACAAATCGCCTACCGCATCGAACACGGTTTGTCCCACAAAAACATCGGACACTGCACCATCCAAATCGAAAGCGAACACCACCCGCATCCCGACAGCGTCTTGTGCGCCAACAAAACCGGCGGCGCGCACCATTGCCGCCGTCAAACCCAAAGCCTTGCAGGCAAACCCATCGGAAAACCAAAGGAAGCCTTATGA
- the ppsA gene encoding phosphoenolpyruvate synthase, giving the protein MADNYVIWFENLRMTDVERVGGKNASLGEMISQLTEKGVRVPGGFATTADAYRAFLAHNGLSERISAALAKLDVEDVAELARVGKEIRQWILDTPFPEQLDAEIEAAWNKMVADAGGADISVAVRSSATAEDLPDASFAGQQETFLNINGLENVKEAMRHVFASLYNDRAISYRVHKGFEHDIVALSAGVQRMVRSDSGASGVMFTLDTESGYDQVVFVTSSYGLGENVVQGAVNPDEFYVFKPTLKAGKPAILRKTMGSKHIKMIFTDKAEAGKSVTNVDIPEEDRNRFSITDEEITELAHYALTIEKHYGRPMDIEWGRDGLDGKLYILQARPETVKSQEEGSRNLRRFSINGEKNVLCEGRAIGQKVGQGKVRLIKDASEMDSVEAGDVLVTDMTDPDWEPVMKRASAIVTNRGGRTCHAAIIARELGIPAVVGCGNATELLSNGQEVTVSCAEGDTGFIYAGLLDVQITDVALDNMPKAPVKVMMNVGNPELAFSFANLPSEGIGLARMEFIINRQIGIHPKALLEFDKQDDELKAEITRRITGYASPVDFYVDKIAEGVATLAASVYPRKTIVRMSDFKSNEYANLVGGSIYEPHEENPMLGFRGAARYVAESFKDCFALECKALKRVRDEMGLTNVEIMIPFVRTLSEAEAVVKALKENGLERGENGLRLIMMCELPSNAVLAEQFLQYFDGFSIGSNDMTQLTLGLDRDSGLVSESFDERNPAVKVMLHLAISACRKQNKYVGICGQGPSDHPDFAKWLVEEGIESVSLNPDTVIETWLYLANELNK; this is encoded by the coding sequence ATGGCCGACAACTATGTAATCTGGTTTGAAAACCTGCGTATGACAGATGTTGAACGCGTGGGCGGTAAAAACGCCTCGCTGGGCGAAATGATCAGTCAGCTGACCGAAAAAGGCGTGCGCGTCCCCGGCGGTTTTGCCACCACGGCCGATGCCTACCGCGCATTCCTCGCACACAACGGTCTGAGCGAACGCATTTCCGCCGCACTGGCAAAATTGGATGTCGAAGACGTTGCCGAACTGGCGCGTGTCGGCAAAGAAATCCGCCAATGGATTTTGGACACTCCCTTCCCCGAACAGCTCGATGCCGAAATCGAAGCGGCATGGAACAAAATGGTTGCCGATGCCGGCGGTGCGGACATTTCCGTTGCCGTACGCTCTTCCGCAACCGCCGAAGACCTGCCGGACGCATCATTCGCCGGACAACAGGAAACCTTCCTGAATATCAACGGCTTGGAAAACGTTAAAGAAGCGATGCGCCATGTATTCGCCTCCCTGTACAACGACCGCGCCATTTCTTACCGCGTCCACAAAGGCTTCGAACACGACATCGTCGCCCTTTCCGCAGGCGTGCAGCGTATGGTGCGTTCCGACAGCGGCGCGTCCGGCGTGATGTTCACCCTCGATACCGAATCCGGTTACGACCAAGTCGTCTTTGTCACTTCATCCTACGGCTTGGGCGAAAACGTCGTACAAGGCGCGGTCAACCCCGACGAATTCTATGTGTTCAAACCCACGCTGAAAGCAGGCAAGCCCGCCATCCTGCGTAAAACCATGGGTTCGAAACACATCAAAATGATTTTTACCGACAAAGCGGAAGCCGGTAAATCCGTAACCAACGTCGATATCCCCGAGGAAGACCGCAACCGCTTCTCCATTACCGACGAAGAAATCACCGAGTTGGCACACTACGCGCTGACCATCGAAAAACACTACGGCCGCCCGATGGACATCGAATGGGGACGCGACGGCTTGGACGGCAAACTCTACATCCTGCAAGCCCGTCCCGAAACCGTCAAATCCCAGGAAGAAGGCAGCCGCAACCTGCGCCGCTTTTCTATCAACGGCGAAAAAAACGTCTTGTGCGAAGGCCGCGCCATCGGTCAGAAAGTCGGACAGGGCAAAGTACGCCTGATTAAAGATGCTTCCGAGATGGATTCCGTCGAAGCCGGCGACGTACTGGTTACCGATATGACCGATCCGGATTGGGAACCCGTGATGAAACGGGCTTCCGCCATCGTTACCAACCGGGGCGGACGCACCTGCCACGCGGCGATTATCGCGCGCGAACTGGGTATTCCTGCCGTTGTCGGCTGCGGCAATGCGACCGAATTGCTGAGCAACGGTCAAGAAGTTACCGTATCCTGTGCTGAAGGCGATACCGGCTTCATCTATGCCGGTCTGTTGGACGTACAAATTACCGATGTTGCTTTGGACAATATGCCTAAAGCACCTGTAAAAGTCATGATGAACGTCGGCAATCCCGAACTCGCATTCAGCTTCGCCAACCTGCCCAGCGAAGGCATCGGCTTGGCGCGTATGGAATTTATCATCAACCGCCAAATCGGCATCCACCCGAAAGCCTTGTTGGAATTTGACAAACAAGACGACGAATTAAAAGCGGAAATTACCCGCCGTATCACCGGTTACGCGTCCCCTGTCGACTTCTACGTCGATAAAATCGCCGAAGGCGTGGCGACATTGGCCGCATCGGTTTATCCGCGTAAAACCATCGTCCGTATGTCCGACTTCAAATCCAACGAATACGCCAACTTGGTGGGCGGCAGCATCTACGAACCGCACGAAGAAAACCCGATGTTGGGCTTCCGGGGTGCAGCGCGTTATGTCGCCGAAAGTTTCAAAGACTGCTTCGCACTCGAGTGCAAAGCCTTGAAACGCGTTCGTGACGAAATGGGGCTGACTAACGTTGAAATTATGATTCCGTTCGTCCGCACTTTGAGCGAAGCCGAAGCCGTTGTTAAAGCCCTGAAAGAAAATGGTTTGGAACGTGGCGAAAACGGCTTACGCCTGATCATGATGTGCGAGCTGCCGAGCAACGCCGTATTGGCGGAACAATTCCTGCAATACTTCGACGGCTTCTCCATCGGCTCTAACGATATGACCCAGCTGACCCTCGGCCTCGACCGTGACAGCGGCTTAGTGTCCGAATCGTTTGACGAACGCAACCCTGCCGTCAAAGTGATGCTGCATTTGGCAATTTCCGCCTGCCGCAAGCAAAACAAATATGTCGGCATCTGCGGTCAAGGTCCGTCAGACCATCCGGACTTCGCCAAATGGCTGGTTGAGGAAGGCATCGAAAGCGTGTCTCTGAACCCGGATACCGTCATCGAAACCTGGCTGTATTTGGCGAATGAATTAAACAAATAA
- the rho gene encoding transcription termination factor Rho, translated as MHVSELQTLHISKLLELAEEHAIENANRFRKQDLVFAIVRQMMKKGESFTCSGTLEILPDGFGFLRSADTSYLAGPDDIYVSPTQIRRFNLHTGDTIEGSVRVPKDNERYFALVRLDSINGDHPEVCRHKILFENLTPLFPTKQLKLERDLKSEENLTGRAIDLISPIGKGQRALLVAPPKSGKTVMLQNIAHAITANYPEVELIVLLIDERPEEVTEMSRSVRGEVVSSTFDEPAQRHVQVAEMVLEKAKRMVEHKKDVVILLDSITRLARAYNTVVPTSGKILTGGVDANALHRPKRFFGAARNVEEGGSLTIIATALVETGSRMDDVIYEEFKGTGNMELHLDRRMAEKRLFPAININKSGTRREELLVPNDQLQRMWLLRKFLHPMDEIEAAEFLIGKIKASKNNDDFFELMRGK; from the coding sequence ATGCACGTCTCTGAATTACAAACCCTGCACATTTCCAAACTTTTAGAGTTGGCAGAAGAACACGCTATCGAAAATGCCAACCGTTTCCGCAAGCAAGACTTGGTTTTTGCCATCGTCCGTCAAATGATGAAAAAAGGTGAGAGTTTTACCTGCTCCGGCACACTCGAAATCCTGCCCGACGGTTTCGGTTTCCTCCGCAGCGCGGACACCTCCTATCTCGCGGGCCCCGACGACATCTATGTCTCACCCACCCAAATCCGACGCTTCAACCTGCATACGGGCGACACCATCGAAGGCAGCGTGCGCGTCCCCAAAGACAACGAACGCTATTTCGCCCTGGTCAGACTGGATTCCATCAACGGCGACCACCCGGAAGTATGCCGCCATAAAATCCTGTTTGAAAACCTGACTCCTCTGTTTCCGACCAAACAGTTAAAACTGGAACGCGATTTAAAGTCCGAAGAAAACCTGACCGGACGTGCCATCGACCTGATTTCTCCCATCGGCAAAGGTCAACGCGCCCTCTTGGTTGCCCCGCCCAAAAGCGGTAAAACCGTGATGCTGCAAAATATTGCCCATGCCATTACCGCAAACTATCCTGAAGTCGAACTCATCGTCCTCTTGATTGACGAGCGTCCCGAAGAAGTTACCGAAATGAGCCGCTCCGTCCGTGGCGAAGTAGTCTCCTCCACCTTTGACGAGCCGGCTCAACGCCACGTCCAAGTTGCCGAAATGGTGCTTGAAAAAGCCAAGCGTATGGTGGAACACAAAAAAGACGTGGTCATCCTGCTGGATTCGATTACCCGCCTTGCCCGTGCCTACAACACCGTCGTGCCTACCTCGGGCAAAATCCTGACCGGCGGTGTCGATGCCAACGCACTGCATCGTCCCAAACGTTTCTTCGGTGCGGCGCGCAACGTGGAAGAAGGCGGTTCGCTGACCATCATCGCCACCGCATTGGTTGAAACCGGCAGCCGTATGGACGATGTGATTTACGAAGAATTCAAAGGCACCGGCAATATGGAATTGCACCTCGACCGCCGTATGGCGGAAAAACGCCTCTTCCCCGCCATCAACATCAACAAATCCGGCACGCGCCGCGAAGAACTGCTTGTGCCGAACGACCAGCTGCAACGTATGTGGCTGCTGCGCAAATTCCTGCACCCGATGGATGAAATCGAGGCAGCCGAATTTTTAATCGGAAAAATCAAAGCCTCTAAAAACAATGATGATTTCTTTGAACTGATGCGCGGAAAATAA
- a CDS encoding HAD family hydrolase, whose amino-acid sequence MIQAVLFDLDGTLADTAPDLGSALNAVLRRHNLPEKSIAEIRPYAGHGAAGLLKLGAGITPDHPDYARWRTEYLDEYDRRYAQDTALFDGVDELIAELGRRGIKWGIITNKPARFTDKLVPKLGFAVPPAVVVSGDTCGEPKPSVKPMLYACGQIHAEPQHTVYVGDAERDIQAGRNAGMTTVLAEWGYISDEDDTDSWQADFHIRTPFDLLECLDKI is encoded by the coding sequence ATGATACAAGCCGTATTGTTCGACCTCGACGGCACGCTCGCCGACACCGCCCCGGACCTCGGCAGCGCGCTCAACGCCGTGTTGCGCCGCCACAACCTGCCCGAAAAAAGCATCGCGGAAATCCGCCCGTATGCCGGACACGGCGCGGCAGGACTGCTCAAACTCGGCGCAGGCATCACGCCCGACCACCCCGACTACGCCCGGTGGCGCACCGAATACCTCGACGAATACGACCGCCGCTACGCCCAAGACACCGCCCTCTTCGACGGCGTGGACGAACTCATCGCCGAACTCGGCAGGCGCGGCATCAAATGGGGCATCATCACCAACAAACCCGCCCGCTTTACCGACAAACTCGTTCCCAAACTCGGCTTTGCCGTTCCGCCCGCCGTCGTCGTCAGCGGCGACACCTGCGGCGAACCCAAACCAAGCGTCAAACCTATGCTGTATGCGTGCGGACAAATCCACGCCGAGCCGCAACACACTGTCTACGTCGGCGATGCCGAACGCGACATCCAAGCCGGGCGCAACGCCGGTATGACGACCGTCCTTGCCGAATGGGGTTATATTTCCGATGAAGACGATACCGACTCTTGGCAGGCGGATTTCCACATCCGCACGCCGTTCGATCTGCTCGAATGTCTGGACAAAATATAG